The Pseudoalteromonas tunicata genome segment CACTATTGGCACAATTAAACCAACCTTCGCATTTTTTCTATAATAGTCAGCAACTTTTTCGCCTAAAAATTCTGGCGGATGCGCCGCTTGTTTTGCAATCCAACTGCCATTTTGGCTATCGAGTTGCAACGGGCTATTACCCGCTAAAATATGCACCGCAGCACGCTCAATGTAAAAAGGTAAACTGGCTAAAATGCGACACACTTTGGTATTATTTTGCTCTTTGCTGAGTCTTAAGATTTCACGGGCATAAAACGCATTACACAACTCAGCATGCAAACGATGCTTTTCAACATCTTGCCATAGTTCAGATTGCTGATTAAGTTGCTCTAACAATGCATTTCCTTTTTAAAAATTTGCTGTGTTTTTATACCATAGCAAAGTCCGCAGTGAAAACATTTGTCGCTAAGCTGATTTTTGCCCTAATTTTACCGTGCCATTTGCCATAAACTGAGCAACTTGTTGACGTTTTTTACCTAATAAAATCACGCCATCACTCATAAACAAGAAGTTCTGCCAACAGCGCACAAAAACATCCCAACGGGTTTCAATTACATTATTACGAGATAAACAAAAATATACCGTAGTATTATTATCCCAAGCTAAATGGCCTAACACTTCATCGGGTAAGGCTGAGCCCTCTTTTTCCCATGCTTTTTCCCAATTAATGGTTTCTAGCCAAGTCGATTTTTGGCCAAGCCACTCTTTTTCAGTAAAAAAATCTGGATGATCTTGTTCTTGGCTAATAAACGTAGTCCACACATTTGCGGCGCGCGCTTCGGTCATTGGCTTAATTAATGCCAGATCGTCAGGCGAAATTGGCAAATCTTTATGGCGAAATACCCACGCGTGTTTATGTTCTTCTAACGGTATATAATTCATGACTTCTCATTACAGGCCCTTTGCCAAAATTAGTTAGAGTATAACTCAGCACAGGCTTAGATTTATAGCGCCATGAAAGCGAAAACCAGTCTTTAGGCTGAACAAAAGGAAAAAACATGACAATCCAAACGGGTTTATATCAGCATTACAAAGGTCAAGAGTATCAAGTGCTCGCTTTAGCAACCCACAGCGAAACCCAAGAAGCCTTGGTAATTTACCAAGCCTTGTATGGCGAGTTTGGTATTTGGGCTAGGCCTTTAACCATGTTTAACGAAACGGTCGAAATTAATGGTCAAATCGTTCCACGCTTTAAATTAATCACTCCTTCAACAAAAACACTTGGAACGTATTAACAGTTTTTGACACTTTTCAACAGATTTCCTGCAGAAGCTAACAAAGTAATTCTCTACACTTTAGAAAACCTTAAAGAGAATTGCTCATGAAAAAATCACTTCCCCTTTTATTAATGGTTAGCTGGCTTGCAGGTTGTGCTAATCAAGGCATTGATCGCGCTGACCAAAATAAAGTGATCAAACAGTATTACGCTCGCGTTGATTCGATTGCCCATGTAAAACTTGATTCTGACGTGCCCGAAGCTATGGCAATTGGCGGTGCCACAGGATTAATTAAAAACCTAGATGGCGATAGCGGTGACATGATTGCAGGTACAATAGTCGGTGCTTTTTTTACAGGAATAATCAGCGCCGCTTTTGAAGGAGATAACAACGCTTATCAGTATCAATTAAGTAGCGTTACTCAAGGCAACTTTTCGGTGGTACAAAAAGACAAAAGCATCAAACCAGGTGAATGTGTCTTAGTCAAAGAAGCAAGCAAAGTGACGCTGACAAAAATCCCAGAACACTTTTGCCAACAAACACCGCCGGAGTCGAGTTTATAATTGCAAGCTGTTGGTATTTTTGCATGAGTATGGGATGATATTCTCATCAGACCACTTGAGAGATTCAATCATGTCCTTTAACGGCACAGCCAATTATATTGCCAGCGAACCATTAAAATTAGCGGTTAACGCCGCGATGTTATTAGAAAAACCGTTACTGATTAAAGGCGAACCTGGTACAGGTAAAACCATGCTTGCTGAGGAACTTGCCAAAGCACTTGATACCGAGCTCATCCAGTGGCACATCAAATCAACCACTAAAGCGCAACAAGGTTTATATGAATACGATGCAGTGTCTCGTCTTCGTGACAGCCAACTTGGTGATGCGCGTGTTCACGATATCAATAACTACATTGTTAAAGGCAAAATGTGGCAAGCGTTTAGTGCCAATAAACGCCCTGTTTTACTGATTGATGAAATAGATAAAGCCGATATTGAATTTCCAAACGATTTACTGCTTGAACTCGATAAAATGGAGTTTCACGTTTATGAAACTGGAGAGCGTGTTAAAGCGGCTCAGCGCCCTATTGTGATTATTACTTCCAATAACGAAAAAGAGCTGCCCGATGCATTTTTAAGACGTTGTTTTTTCCACTACATTAATTTCCCAACCGCAGAGCAAATGCAACAAATCATTGATGTGCATTACCCACATGTAAAACAAAAATTAGTCAGTGCAGCGCTTGAAGCCTTTTTTGAACTGCGCGATGTCAATGGTTTAAAGAAAAAACCTTCAACCAGCGAATTGCTTGATTGGTTAAAGTTACTAATGGCACAGGAGATTGACGCCCAAACATTACAAGATAAAACACATCAAGGTGGTTTAATGCCTATGTTTGGGGCATTGCTTAAAAATGAACAAGATATCAGCCTGCTTGAAAAGCTCGCATTTATGAGCCGTAAACGCTAATACCATGCTTATTTCATTTTTTTTAACACTCAAAAAGTATCAGCTACCAGTTAGCATGCGCGAATTACTCGATTTAATTCGCGCCCTTGAGCAAGGTATTGTCTTTGCTAACATGGACGACTTTTACCAATTAGCACGCATCATTTTAATCAAAGACGAAAGCGCGTTTGATCGCTTCGATCAAGCATTTGCCGAATACTTTAACGGCATCGTGCAACTAGATGTGGTTAATTTACTCAGCCAAGCTGCTAACTTACCCGATGAATGGCTGCGTAAAGAGTTTGAAAAAAATCTATCCGAAGCCGAAAAGCAACAAATCAAAGCCCTAGGGGGCCTCGATGCGCTGTTAAAAACGCTGCAAGAACGTCTAGCAGAACAACAAAAACGCCACGCGGGCGGCAACAAATGGGTCGGTACCGGCGGCACTTCACCATTTGGCGCCTATGGTTATAATCCTGAGGGGATCCGTATCGGCCAAGCCGAAAACCGCCAACGCCAAGCGGTGAAAGTGTGGGATCAACGAGAGTTTAAAAACTTTGACAACCAAGCGGATATTTCCTCACGCACCATGAAACTGGCATTAAAAAAACTGCGTAAATTTGCAAGAAGCGGTGCATCGAACCAACTAGCACTAAATGACACCATTAGCGCTACGGCAAAACAAGGTGGCATGCTGGATATTAAAATGGAACCACTGCGCCGTAACTCAGTTAAAGTGCTGATGTTTTTTGATGTCGGCGGCTCAATGGATGATTACATTCAGACTTGCGAAGAATTATTTAGCGCCGCTCATAGCGAGTTTAAACACCTAGAGTTCTTTTATTTTCACAATTGTGTTTATGAACAGGTTTGGCAAGATAATCAGCGCCGCCGTGAAAAGCACCTTTCAACTTTTGATATTTTGCATAAATATGGCAAAGACTATAAAGTGATTTTTGTTGGCGATGCCACCATGGGTCCTTATGAAATAACCTATCCAGGTGGCAGTGTTGAACATTGGAATGAAGAATCGGGCCAAGTTTGGCTAAATCGCTTAACGGAGCATTTTGATAAAGTCGTTTGGCTCAATCCACAACCACAGCAACACTGGGATTTTTATCACTCAATTGGCGTGATAAAACAACTGATGCACCAAAAAATGTTTCCACTAACCTTAGGTGGGATCAACGATGCAATTAAAGCGCTAAGTTAATACCCTTAATAAATTTGAGGGTGAAATGAGCGCCGTTTTCACCTAGAATGCGCCCGTTTCTTTGGGCCATTTAAGTAAAAACTATGCAATCTAATGACGCACAACTTACCTCGTCAACCTCATGCCGCGTCGGTATTATCGGTGCAGGCATCGCAGGCTCGACTATCGCTATACGGTTTGCAGAATTAGGCATCAATACAACCTTAATTGAGCAAGGGCCGAGCCTAGTGAATGGCCCTCCAATTTGTCACCTGCACGCTGGTGGTAATTTGTATCGAGAAATCTCAGATAAACAATGTCTTACATTACTAAAACAATCGATTGATACGTTAAAAGTTTATCAACAAAGTGCCAATATTCGTCCAACTGTCATAGCATTACCAAAACGAGACAAAGGCAGCGTTGACGATTATTTACCGCGCCTTCAAAAATTACAGCAGTATTACCAAGCGTTAATAACTCAAGACCCAAGTAATCAAGTGCTTGGTAAACCAAATGATTATTATAAAATTTATCAACAAGAAGACCTTGAGCAACTCGCCAAGCAGCATCTGCCACTTAAAATAAACACGTTAGATGACTGGCTTATTCCTGTGGCTAAAAATCTAGATTTAACTCAATTACAATGGCCTGTTATTTTAGTGCAAGAATATGGCTTAAGTTCGTTTCGCTTAGCCGCCATTGCGACTTTGGCCGCTGCGCAATTACCAAGCTGTACGCTAAAGCTAAACAGCCAAGTATTGTCGGTTAGTCAGATTGAAGATAAATGGTCGGTGCAAACGAATCATGAAATTGTAAAGTTTGACTATTTGATTAATGCTGCCGGATATCAGACGGGTGAAATTGATGACATGCTTGGCTTTAAAAGAAATCGAATGGTGGAATTTAAAGCCGCTTATGTCGCCAAATGGCCTGATTGCATTGGGCTTTGGCCTGAAGTGATTATTTTAGGCGAACGCGGTACACCCAATGGCATGGCACAATTAACGCCTTATCCTGATGGCTACTTTCAGCTACATGGCATGACGCAAGACATCACCTTGTTTAAAGATGGCTTGGTAAAAAACAATCAAGATAGCGCTCAACCTTTATTACCCACTAAATTACTCAATAAGGCGCGCCATTTGTGGCAACAAGTTGATATTCACCAAAGAACACAACTGTCCATTCACCATTTGGCACAATTTATGCCAAGTTTTGATTCGGCAAAACCTGCAGGCAAACCACTGTATGGCGCCCAGCAAATACCAGGGCAAGATCCAACGTTACGTGCAGCCGATGTCTCATTTGAAACAGCTAATTATGCTCGCGCTGAAATAGTAAAAGCATCGTCAGCACTGTGCGCCAGCGATGCAATTTTGCAAGATTTAATCGATAAAAAGCTGCTATGTGCTGAACTTAGCGAAAAAGCAGCCAATGCGGGTCATTATTTTGCGATTACGCAATCATTTACTGACCAGCAAATTGAGCAAACAGCTAAAACATTAGCTAGCCAGCGAGAGTATCCGATTGCGCTTGCAAAAAATATTCAGGGATAAATGAGTATTATTGGCTAAACCCGAACAAGATGGTCAATTAATTTTGCAAAATGATCGAGCACTAAATCTGGTTTGGAATTAGCAATGGGTTCGCCATAATTGTAGCCATAAGTAAGGCCGACACTTTGCATTTTAGCGGCTTTGGCGGCCAAAATATCATTTTTTGAATCTCCGACCATCACAGCTTGTTCAACCGAAAAGTCGAGTTGTTGGCACGCAGTAATCAGAGGTAGAGGATCGGGCTTTTTACGCGCTAAACTATCGCCTCCCAATACATTACTAAATAGTGAATTTAGCTCTATTGCAGCCAATATCGGGGCAATAAAACGCTCCGGTTTATTAGTAATTAAAGCAAGGGTAAATCCTTGCTGTTTCAATGTCGTTAACGTGCGATATACATCTGGGTAAAGGCGGCTCTTTACCACTAAATTATGCTGATAATGATTTAAGAAAATAGCGAGAGCATCATCAATTAAGCTCAGCTCTACAGGTTTTGATAAGTATGCATGCGCTAAAGCACGCTCCACCAATACTTGTGCGCCATTGCCAACCCAAGTACGGATAAGCGACTCATCAACTGGCTCAAGTTGTAAATCAGCCAGCATTAAATTAATTGTTAGCGCTAAATCAGGAGCGCTGTCTATTAAAGTGCCATCTAAATCAAAAATAATCAGCTCTTTAGCAAAAAAGGTCATAGTCAAAAGTACTCTTAGCTTATTTTAGAGCGCGATTATACCTTTCTTAGAGCGAGTAATTTAATAACAAACTTAAATAAAACTTAATGAGTCAAAAAAACGTTTTGATAATACTCAACAAAAGTAGGATCAGCGGCGCTTTGTCGCCACCAAGTTGTCATCGCATTTTGATATGCCTTTGTCGGTTTAATGCGGGCTAATACTTCATTAACCTGCTTTATTACATTACGCCCCCAAGGAGTATCTGCACAGGCGACCTTCCCCATAGAAAAAGGCTCCAGCCCTTCTATTTTCTGCTCTATTAAAGGGTTATCTCCATTGAATCC includes the following:
- a CDS encoding DUF2947 domain-containing protein, whose translation is MNYIPLEEHKHAWVFRHKDLPISPDDLALIKPMTEARAANVWTTFISQEQDHPDFFTEKEWLGQKSTWLETINWEKAWEKEGSALPDEVLGHLAWDNNTTVYFCLSRNNVIETRWDVFVRCWQNFLFMSDGVILLGKKRQQVAQFMANGTVKLGQKSA
- a CDS encoding DUF1653 domain-containing protein, with the protein product MTIQTGLYQHYKGQEYQVLALATHSETQEALVIYQALYGEFGIWARPLTMFNETVEINGQIVPRFKLITPSTKTLGTY
- a CDS encoding AAA family ATPase, which codes for MSFNGTANYIASEPLKLAVNAAMLLEKPLLIKGEPGTGKTMLAEELAKALDTELIQWHIKSTTKAQQGLYEYDAVSRLRDSQLGDARVHDINNYIVKGKMWQAFSANKRPVLLIDEIDKADIEFPNDLLLELDKMEFHVYETGERVKAAQRPIVIITSNNEKELPDAFLRRCFFHYINFPTAEQMQQIIDVHYPHVKQKLVSAALEAFFELRDVNGLKKKPSTSELLDWLKLLMAQEIDAQTLQDKTHQGGLMPMFGALLKNEQDISLLEKLAFMSRKR
- a CDS encoding vWA domain-containing protein; this encodes MLISFFLTLKKYQLPVSMRELLDLIRALEQGIVFANMDDFYQLARIILIKDESAFDRFDQAFAEYFNGIVQLDVVNLLSQAANLPDEWLRKEFEKNLSEAEKQQIKALGGLDALLKTLQERLAEQQKRHAGGNKWVGTGGTSPFGAYGYNPEGIRIGQAENRQRQAVKVWDQREFKNFDNQADISSRTMKLALKKLRKFARSGASNQLALNDTISATAKQGGMLDIKMEPLRRNSVKVLMFFDVGGSMDDYIQTCEELFSAAHSEFKHLEFFYFHNCVYEQVWQDNQRRREKHLSTFDILHKYGKDYKVIFVGDATMGPYEITYPGGSVEHWNEESGQVWLNRLTEHFDKVVWLNPQPQQHWDFYHSIGVIKQLMHQKMFPLTLGGINDAIKALS
- a CDS encoding FAD-dependent oxidoreductase, with amino-acid sequence MQSNDAQLTSSTSCRVGIIGAGIAGSTIAIRFAELGINTTLIEQGPSLVNGPPICHLHAGGNLYREISDKQCLTLLKQSIDTLKVYQQSANIRPTVIALPKRDKGSVDDYLPRLQKLQQYYQALITQDPSNQVLGKPNDYYKIYQQEDLEQLAKQHLPLKINTLDDWLIPVAKNLDLTQLQWPVILVQEYGLSSFRLAAIATLAAAQLPSCTLKLNSQVLSVSQIEDKWSVQTNHEIVKFDYLINAAGYQTGEIDDMLGFKRNRMVEFKAAYVAKWPDCIGLWPEVIILGERGTPNGMAQLTPYPDGYFQLHGMTQDITLFKDGLVKNNQDSAQPLLPTKLLNKARHLWQQVDIHQRTQLSIHHLAQFMPSFDSAKPAGKPLYGAQQIPGQDPTLRAADVSFETANYARAEIVKASSALCASDAILQDLIDKKLLCAELSEKAANAGHYFAITQSFTDQQIEQTAKTLASQREYPIALAKNIQG
- a CDS encoding phosphoglycolate phosphatase codes for the protein MTFFAKELIIFDLDGTLIDSAPDLALTINLMLADLQLEPVDESLIRTWVGNGAQVLVERALAHAYLSKPVELSLIDDALAIFLNHYQHNLVVKSRLYPDVYRTLTTLKQQGFTLALITNKPERFIAPILAAIELNSLFSNVLGGDSLARKKPDPLPLITACQQLDFSVEQAVMVGDSKNDILAAKAAKMQSVGLTYGYNYGEPIANSKPDLVLDHFAKLIDHLVRV